ATTCCCTACCTTCTCGCCCGGGGTCTGCCGGCGCCGTCGGCCCAGGGGGTCGACGCCATCCTGGTGCTGACGGGGGGGGAGAACCGGATCGCAGAAGGGTTCCGCGCCTGGAAAGAGGGGATGGGGAAGGAGCTTTTCATCCTCGGAGCGGGAAGGAACGCAAAAATCGCGAACATTCTCCCCGCGGGGACGGAGATTTCCCACAACGACCTCCCGCGCATCCACGTCGAGGGGTGGTCGGCGAACACCCTGGAAAACGCCTTTTCGGCTAAAACCGCGGTGACCTCGCAGGCGTTCCGGAACGTGATCCTCGTCACCTCCGACTACCATGTCGCGCGGGCGCACCTGGCTCTCCGGGCGGTTCTGCCCCCCACCGTCTCGATCGCGGTCCTTCCGGTCCGGTCGGACTGGGGGAAAAAGGGCGCCTGGTACCGGTTGTCGCGCCTCTTTCTCGTCGAGGGGTGGAAGTACTGGGGGTACCGCCTCCTCCTCCGGTGGGAATGAGGGCGGGGTGCCCAAGAACAGGGGCGTCTAAGAACTCTTCCATCCCCTGCGGCGGACGCCGCATTTGGGCGCTCCGTTACGAGAGCGCCGAGAACGGCTTCGCCTCCGGGGTCCCCGCTCGCGGTCAGCTCCCGGCTCCCCGGC
The nucleotide sequence above comes from Candidatus Deferrimicrobiaceae bacterium. Encoded proteins:
- a CDS encoding YdcF family protein, translating into MRAAVPGLVLLLAAGGAIPYLLARGLPAPSAQGVDAILVLTGGENRIAEGFRAWKEGMGKELFILGAGRNAKIANILPAGTEISHNDLPRIHVEGWSANTLENAFSAKTAVTSQAFRNVILVTSDYHVARAHLALRAVLPPTVSIAVLPVRSDWGKKGAWYRLSRLFLVEGWKYWGYRLLLRWE